In Candidatus Binatia bacterium, a single window of DNA contains:
- a CDS encoding glycosyltransferase family 2 protein: MNGAAARSLPRVSIGMPVFNGELYVEKALRSLLSQTFADFELIVSDNASTDRTGEICRDYAGQDPRVRYYRNEVNVGFCRNQNRVYELSRGQYFLLAHHDDIRAPEYLERTVDVLDSDPSVIVCYTKTKDIDANGELLPRTDPILRLDSPRLRERFRDVIRMDHICEPDFGLMRIDALKKTRLHGDYADSDRVLLAELALYGRFRMLPECLFFRRAHPLQSTALAPDRRSRTVWFNPEKRGKLLFPYFRQFVEYQRAINRAPLSPADLIWCRLEMLRWLKTNRHRLLSDIEQSGRDLARPIRNALLPRGQV, translated from the coding sequence ATGAACGGAGCGGCCGCTCGATCCCTGCCGCGCGTCAGCATCGGCATGCCGGTTTTCAACGGCGAACTCTACGTCGAAAAAGCCTTGCGGTCGCTGTTGTCCCAAACGTTTGCGGATTTCGAACTCATTGTCTCGGATAACGCGTCAACGGATCGGACAGGCGAGATCTGTAGAGACTATGCCGGTCAGGACCCGCGAGTTCGTTACTACCGGAACGAGGTCAACGTCGGCTTCTGTCGCAACCAGAACCGGGTGTACGAGCTGTCCCGTGGGCAGTACTTCTTACTGGCGCACCACGACGACATTCGGGCGCCTGAATATCTCGAGCGCACGGTCGATGTTTTGGATTCCGATCCTTCGGTCATCGTTTGTTACACCAAAACGAAAGACATCGATGCCAACGGCGAGTTGTTGCCGCGGACGGACCCGATCTTGCGGCTCGACTCCCCGCGCCTCCGCGAACGCTTCCGTGACGTCATCAGGATGGATCACATCTGCGAGCCCGACTTCGGTCTCATGCGGATCGACGCATTGAAAAAAACTAGACTCCACGGCGATTACGCGGACTCGGACAGGGTGCTGCTCGCCGAGCTCGCGCTTTACGGACGCTTTCGCATGCTGCCCGAATGCCTCTTTTTTCGCAGAGCGCATCCGCTTCAATCGACGGCGCTGGCGCCGGACCGTCGTTCACGAACGGTCTGGTTCAATCCGGAAAAAAGGGGCAAGCTCCTCTTCCCTTACTTCAGGCAATTCGTAGAATATCAGCGCGCGATCAATCGCGCGCCGCTGTCGCCGGCGGATCTCATCTGGTGTCGGCTCGAGATGCTGCGCTGGCTCAAGACCAACCGGCACAGGCTGCTTTCCGATATCGAGCAGTCCGGCAGAGACCTTGCCCGGCCTATTAGGAACGCGCTTTTACCTCGAGGACAAGTTTGA